Within the Gadus chalcogrammus isolate NIFS_2021 chromosome 20, NIFS_Gcha_1.0, whole genome shotgun sequence genome, the region aatgtatcaaatttctgtgtggcgcgtgccgtgccgtgtgcaggcacgccagaattcaaaagttaagagatggcggttaaatcaaagcgcagcgaagaattgaaatactttaaagaaataggagatcataaggtgaaatgtaaaatatgccaagcgaaatcgagctaccagagtactacaagtactatgcggcaacatatgctcctgaaacacaacggtgagtttgggaaagcagacccgcagcaaccaagtgtgtcggctattttcaccgccgcaaaacgcagctgtaatcccggccgtgtagagaagatcacaacgctgagtatttccatagtccatttgctgccgttttatttgcagctttaaattatttgcaatggttaagctacttgttttgtttttgtttttttaaaccgtcacaggccttggttcgacgtgattttaaattgtgagacgtatgtttatttttgtaaggaaaatgtgttttgaacgtttgcagaaataaataatgaatactctgataactgactgttttgatggagaataagcattacatgtttggttggtaatattgctgtccttcattaggcctattcctgctgcagatgccttggattctaaaaatagatttgattaaacgagtattcgattgatcctcgaggaattttcgatcactcgagtttggaatttactactcgtgcccatccctagttatGGCCATAACAGCAAAAttaatatcggtatcggccaaaATGTTCATATCGGTACATCCCTACCAAGGACTGATGGCATCAGAGCTTGCATACCTGCTGTCACCGTCACTTTGGTTATGCAATGGGTCACCACAAGACACAACTCCTTTATTTGTACTTGTTCGTCTCAAAGGGTGATTGGGCCGATATATGCTCGCTCACAGAGCTCTTGTTCCATGTTCTAGCGTGATGCAGACAACGCCGAAGTGAGCCGGGTGACTGAAGCCCTCAAACCCTACTGGAAGGCCCTCCAACGTgagtcacaaacaaacactcccCTCTCTACATTCAGATAACCCTCTACATTCAGATAACCCTCTACATTCAGATACCCCTCTACATTCAGATACCCCTCTACATTCAGATACCCCTCTACATTCAGATACCCCCCTACATTCAGATAGCCCCCTACATTCAGATAGCCCCCTACATTCAGATAGCCCCCCTACATTCAGATAGCCCCCCTACATTCAGATAGCCCCTCTACATTCAGAAAACCCCTCTACATTCAGAAAACCCCTCTACATTCAGAAAACCCCTCTACATTCAGAAAACCCCTCTACATTCAGAAAACCCCTCTACATTCAGGTAACCCCTCTACATTCAGGTAACCCCTCTACATTCAGGTAACCCCTCTACATTCAGGTAACCCAACATGCCGTTCAGCTGCTCCAAACGTCTGTAACGTGTGTTCTATGTGACAGACGTTTGGAGCAGAGCTCTAAAGCAATATCTGTAGCTCTAAGAGttggtccctctccctcccccgcagCGCTGGCTGTGGCAGAGAGCCGCTTCGAGCACCTGTATAAGGTGAACTTCGACAACATGGAGTCCTACATGGAGAAGAAACGCCTGCGTCTGGAGCAGCAGAAGAGCCACTGGGGCAAGAAGAGGACGACCGGGGACGGCAACAAGACCCCCGGCAAGAAGAGGAGCAAGGAGAACAAAGTGAAGTGAGCGTCTGGAGGACACGCAGCGAGCTGTAGGAGCATTGGAGATCTGGGAATGACCATGGACTTTTTGGCATTGGCCAAAAGAAAGCTactgtgtagtgtttgtgttgggACAGAATTAAGAGATGGTaatgaggattttttttttttttttataaacatttATGGACCAGAATACTCTTCTCCTCATTTTTTTACCGTCTACTTTGTGCAGCCACATGTATGCCATTTACCCAATGATGTTCTGCACGCAGCAAAGCAAGCTCATAGGACAGTTGTAATAATTCAACCTTTATTTGTTTGTAGGAAAGAACAAAGGTGACTAGAAATCTGTACAATCtgtaaaaaacaacacatttaaaataaaaacaaggctGATAGAGAAATATCTAAATAATGTTCACTGCAGTAGCTGTACAAATGTAGACACTCCCTGAAAATAATGCTTTAGATTTGTCCGTCGGTCCCTGAGCAAGCGTGCACGCCTCCACCCAGTGGTTGGTTTTAAATATTAGGCCTGGAAACCACTACATCAAATCCAATCCTTCAGGTTGATCTGTGATGGACTGCTCGTACCTGGCGCAATGCGCTCTACTAGAACATCGCTCCGCACACATCCTATTGGTCCTGTCTCCGGGCCTGGGGAGGGGTGGCGGGGGAAGGTTTCGGCTCGGGGGGCCCGGAACCAAACTGTGAACTCTGCTCTGGCACTCTGCTCACCTGCTCTACTTTCACTGGTGctgaaaacaaacatacactgtAAGAGAAATATTTCAATGATTACATTTGATGTTCTAATGTGATCTGCAGTTTCTTTAAAGGCCACTGGGTagcagcaaaataaaataaatgc harbors:
- the LOC130372942 gene encoding tRNA (guanine-N(7)-)-methyltransferase non-catalytic subunit wdr4-like — protein: MLSLEKGTEDRLTPSHQLTLPHCPLDITFDPRGRLWVLLDSADTPFQVYTHTQDGWQRDADNAEVSRVTEALKPYWKALQPLAVAESRFEHLYKVNFDNMESYMEKKRLRLEQQKSHWGKKRTTGDGNKTPGKKRSKENKVK